From one Syngnathoides biaculeatus isolate LvHL_M chromosome 12, ASM1980259v1, whole genome shotgun sequence genomic stretch:
- the bag3 gene encoding BAG family molecular chaperone regulator 3: MNGMKTQSPPTPTMANNDNDPLPLGWEVKIDPQTGWPFFVDHNNRTTTWNDPRHDTKKVREVSTNGPNIPPEPSPQETQKTFVKEMKHPILRPGYVPIPVFHEGADLKQQQHPCYSFIQPTTAQNIRTEGRIPSPTPGFHCRPRSPVHGPVESCFSGPGKVSSPATQTAEIYTGPHHQLPRPSSTGLQAGYIPIPVIHEGGGGQMQAPPQLNPSVHCQRVPYTEHQQPFHRHQQNEWPSYSAAMQPPRERASPILYPQHRDNSAGHLPHGIRSQSPIVTQVVGERPQHVIMRETPPKVEQERMSPLQKTENVQVSQPSCTDADGQKPPFQQPPPQQHQHFQQPPPQQPQQFEEAPLQASPQSEQLPQHFPQPHQAEQNIDDITVEMQSEPEAHEAAAVAAEAPPAKVEAEQEAQCPVHPGLAKVQKIVERVTKLEEEVKSFEGKKNDKKYLLLEELLTKELLALDSVDPEGRADVRQARRDGVRRVQTILEGLEQLEEPSTRPASEASAEGDRLTQKGDPSMITKETVEMAKEIS, from the exons ATGAACGGCATGAAGACGCAGTCGCCGCCGACACCGACAATGGCCAATAACGACAACGACCCTTTGCCCCTCGGATGGGAAGTCAAAATTGACCCTCAGACCGGCTGGCCCTTCTTCGTGGATCACAACAACCGCACGACAACGTGGAATGACCCGAGACACGACACGAAAAAG GTGAGAGAAGTGTCAACAAACGGACCCAACATACCTCCAGAACCAAGCCCTCAGGAGACACAGAAGACCTTTGTGAAAGAGATGAAGCACCCCATCCTTCGCCCTGGTTATGTCCCAATCCCAGTCTTCCACGAGGGTGCAGATCTCAAACAGCAACAGCACCCGTGCTATTCTTTCATCCAACCAACCACTGCACAGAATATCCGCACAGAGGGGCGGATACCGTCGCCCACACCAGGATTTCATTGTAGGCCTCGATCCCCTGTACACGGACCAGTTGAGAGCTGCTTCTCGGGGCCAGGAAAAGTCAGCTCACCTGCAACGCAAACAGCAGAG ATTTATACTGGCCCGCATCACCAACTCCCACGGCCCAGCAGCACTGGTCTTCAAGCAGGTTACATCCCCATACCAGTAATTCATGAGGGCGGAGGAGGCCAAATGCAAGCACCGCCTCAGTTGAATCCATCCGTCCACTGTCAGCGCGTCCCCTATACAGAGCATCAGCAACCCTTCCACCGCCATCAGCAAAACGAATGGCCCAGCTATTCGGCAGCAATGCAGCCTCCTCGGGAAAGGGCTTCTCCCATTTTGTATCCGCAGCACCGAGATAACTCCGCTGGTCACCTACCGCATGGTATCAGAAGCCAGTCACCTATTGTGACACAGGTGGTGGGTGAAAGACCTCAG catgtcatcatgAGAGAGACACCTCCAAAAGTGGAACAGGAACGAATGAGCCCTCTGCAAAAAACAGAGAATGTCCAGGTCTCTCAGCCTTCGTGCACAGACGCTGATGGCCAAAAGCCTCCTTTTCAACAGCCTCCACCTCAGCAACATCAACACTTCCAACAGCCTCCACCTCAGCAACCACAGCAGTTCGAGGAGGCCCCCCTTCAGGCATCTCCGCAGTCCGAGCAATTACCACAACACTTCCCGCAGCCCCATCAAGCGGAGCAAAATATTGACGACATCACTGTTGAAATGCAGTCAGAACCAGAAGCACATGAAGCGGCGGCTGTTGCCGCAGAGGCACCACCTGCAAAGGTCGAGGCAGAACAGGAGGCCCAGTGTCCTGTCCACCCGGGTTTGGCCAAAGTACAGAAGATAGTTGAGCGGGTTACGAAACTGGAAGAAGAGGTGAAAAGTTTTGAAGGTAAAAAGAATGATAAAAAATACTTGTTGCTCGAGGAACTTCTGACCAAAGAGCTCTTAGCGTTGGACTCAGTCGATCCAGAAGGTCGCGCGGATGTACGGCAGGCAAGACGGGATGGAGTCCGTCGGGTTCAGACCATACTGGAGGGACTGGAACAACTGGAGGAACCATCAACAAGGCCTGCCAGCGAGGCCTCGGCGGAGGGGGATAGGCTGACACAGAAAGGAGACCCCAGCATGATCACCAAGGAGACTGTTGAGATGGCAAAGGAGATATCCTAA